A section of the Choristoneura fumiferana chromosome 5, NRCan_CFum_1, whole genome shotgun sequence genome encodes:
- the LOC141427761 gene encoding uncharacterized protein: protein MSNSEICDEETEVIPVFQQDNFDEDSVDPPPEEWSSLLVVNEENPKLLQYEEGTFHPGSGEICTKYITMSASSVLHHVYYCYPGVIDPGITEALFQPIPKVIYPEDGQELYLAMCKEINTHHISSFYRQLLEKSVDLGYYGVDEKNFIAIAAALKFNRFVTRLNLTENFMKVDACYHLGDMLSTNCTLVELDLSGCRIGPQGAKHLFVSLHLNSTLVKLNISGNEIEDKGVAYLADSIFKGTGIREVNISRNNVSGVGVMALVQVFETFNKLTHLDFSWNNIKSANAVCNLCSQLSQNQAFKELKFSWNALEGEIVGKGIKQLMKSPSIRLIDLSNNKLCGKATITTIGENLEKALALKTLNLSSNPLSPEDAVDILNFMKKRTVKLRNLLLDNVAVNHKFINLRDQILSLDFRKNAVITCGYIRTQFIPTEIDMKNLLLSRAEAICKTVKRQKPNIAVIILQLCKDYGGFMGVKDFAKETRRQGASLDEPLVDQLGRLFPGPKDEKIAYISLDGLKEYVKRKWPDTKLPPTPPPTIPEPKPAPKGKAK from the coding sequence ATGTCAAACAGCGAAATCTGTGACGAAGAGACAGAGGTAATCCCAGTATTCCAACAAGACAACTTTGACGAGGACTCAGTGGATCCTCCTCCAGAAGAATGGAGCTCTTTGCTCGTGGTCAACGAGGAAAACCCCAAGCTCCTTCAGTACGAAGAGGGCACTTTTCACCCCGGCAGCGGAGAAATATGCACTAAGTACATAACCATGTCTGCCAGTTCAGTCCTCCACCATGTATACTACTGCTACCCTGGTGTTATTGACCCTGGCATCACCGAGGCTCTATTCCAACCCATCCCTAAAGTAATCTACCCCGAAGATGGCCAGGAATTGTACCTCGCTATGTGTAAGGAAATAAATACGCACCATATCAGCTCTTTCTACAGACAACTCTTAGAAAAATCTGTTGATTTAGGATACTACGGCGTCGATGAAAAAAACTTCATAGCTATAGCAGCGGCGCTGAAGTTCAATAGATTTGTAACTCGTTTGAACTTAACGGAGAATTTTATGAAAGTCGACGCTTGCTATCATTTAGGAGATATGCTCAGTACGAATTGTACGCTTGTTGAGTTGGATTTAAGTGGTTGCCGAATAGGACCTCAAGGTGCCAAGCACTTATTTGTAAGTCTTCATCTAAATAGCACTCTggtaaagttgaatatttctggAAATGAAATAGAAGACAAAGGCGTTGCATACCTCGCTGACTCCATTTTCAAAGGCACCGGTATTCGCGAAGTTAACATAAGTCGCAATAATGTTAGTGGAGTAGGAGTGATGGCTCTCGTGCAGGTATTTGAAACGTTCAATAAACTGACGCATTTAGACTTCTCTTGGAACAATATAAAATCAGCAAACGCTGTCTGCAATCTATGCTCTCAGTTATCGCAAAATCAGGCGTTTAAAGAATTGAAATTTTCATGGAACGCACTGGAAGGCGAAATCGTCGGTAAAGGCATTAAGCAACTTATGAAGAGTCCATCTATTCGACTTATAGATTTAAGCAACAATAAACTATGTGGTAAAGCCACCATAACTACGATTGGTGAAAACTTAGAGAAGGCTTTAGCTTTGAAAACTTTAAACTTGTCTTCAAACCCTTTAAGCCCTGAAGATGCCGTAGATATCCTAAACTTTATGAAAAAGAGGACAGTTAAGTTGCGGAATCTCCTGTTGGACAACGTAGCTGTTAACCACAAGTTTATAAATCTTCGAGACCAGATACTTAGTTTGGACTTTCGAAAGAATGCCGTCATCACCTGCGGTTATATTAGGACTCAATTTATACCGACTGAAATCGATATGAAAAATTTGTTGCTAAGTCGAGCGGAGGCGATTTGTAAAACAGTGAAACGTCAGAAACCAAATATTGCGGTTATTATTTTGCAATTGTGCAAGGATTATGGGGGGTTTATGGGGGTTAAAGACTTTGCGAAGGAGACACGCAGACAGGGTGCGTCGTTGGACGAACCGCTGGTCGACCAGTTGGGACGCCTCTTCCCTGGCCCCAAAGATGAAAAAATCGCTTACATCAGTCTCGATGGATTAAAAGAATACGTAAAACGTAAGTGGCCTGACACCAAACTTCCCCCCACTCCACCTCCTACAATTCCTGAACCCAAACCAGCGCCCAAGGGCAAGGCAAAGTGA